One Cloacibacillus sp. genomic window carries:
- a CDS encoding formate C-acetyltransferase/glycerol dehydratase family glycyl radical enzyme, with product MRASREETISRISGMKKRMITERPTELLPERALLVTEAYKLWAAEPPVLKRAYTLRHVLENMTLFIDEQELFVGHNSPKPRSPIACPELGARWILADLDNFANRPADSIGLTDENKEILRKCLEGWQDASLDSVTNGLVSDETKEAIADHMITVGAQGTAHGNIAINNKKLLEKGLRGIIEEADAKLSTFRPACAADGAKVDFWRAAKISCEAVIAFAHRYADEAEKLAAECADDKRRTELADIAAMLRRVPEHPARSFREALQSVWLIYVVTQIEADPHAMLLGRFDQYMYPFYKKDKEDGVLTDEEAVELLAHIWIKCTAIIKLMDSVTTRTFAGFPLFQNITLGGQGPRGEDVCNELTQLVMEAAGIARVPQPSLSFRYHNKVDQGALIKACETIKLGLGYPAVMNDNCIIPKHLIRGATLEEARGYCMNCVESDIEGACDSRSNGGYVNLPKAFLLALNDGADPESGKQVGPHTGRLEDFKDFDGLFGAFEKQVAHFVELIVRAYDLIDGAHASHAPEPFTSAMLDDCIATGVTRQAGGVRYNFSGIFGVGLASLADAMAAVRKTVFDDESVGPKAMLAALKNNFAGAEAVKKLCEAAPKFGNDDDYADLLARDASHIFCREVTQYPCMRGGFYIPELHSVSTHVYFGELTGATPDGREAAIPFSDGASPAGGRDTNGPTAAVLSMSKIDHMEVLQGVLYNQKFSPSLLSAPNSAAILADYVRTWCDLGGHHIQFNIVSSEDLREAQSRPEEHRDLIVRVAGYSAYFAELNENTQNEIISRTEYEEMN from the coding sequence ATGAGAGCCAGCAGAGAAGAAACCATATCACGTATTTCCGGCATGAAAAAGAGAATGATAACGGAGCGCCCGACGGAGCTTTTGCCGGAACGCGCTCTGCTTGTCACAGAGGCCTACAAGCTCTGGGCAGCGGAACCGCCTGTTTTGAAACGCGCCTATACGCTGCGTCATGTGCTCGAAAATATGACGCTCTTCATCGACGAGCAGGAGCTTTTCGTCGGGCACAATTCGCCTAAGCCGCGTTCGCCCATCGCCTGCCCTGAGCTTGGCGCGCGCTGGATTCTGGCGGACCTCGACAATTTCGCAAACCGTCCCGCGGACTCAATAGGGCTTACAGATGAAAATAAGGAGATACTGCGCAAGTGCCTCGAGGGCTGGCAGGACGCTTCGCTTGACTCAGTGACCAACGGCCTCGTTTCCGATGAGACGAAAGAGGCCATCGCCGACCACATGATCACGGTGGGCGCGCAGGGAACGGCGCACGGCAATATTGCGATAAACAATAAAAAGCTGCTTGAAAAGGGGCTTCGCGGCATCATTGAAGAGGCTGACGCAAAGCTTTCCACGTTCCGTCCCGCCTGCGCGGCGGACGGCGCGAAGGTGGATTTCTGGCGCGCGGCTAAGATCTCATGCGAAGCGGTCATCGCCTTTGCGCATCGTTACGCGGACGAGGCGGAAAAGCTCGCCGCCGAATGTGCGGACGACAAGCGCCGCACGGAGCTTGCCGACATTGCGGCTATGCTGCGCCGCGTGCCCGAGCATCCCGCGCGCAGTTTCCGCGAGGCGCTGCAAAGCGTATGGCTCATCTATGTCGTCACTCAGATAGAAGCGGACCCGCACGCCATGCTGCTGGGGCGTTTTGACCAGTATATGTATCCGTTCTATAAAAAGGACAAAGAAGACGGCGTCCTCACTGATGAAGAGGCTGTGGAGCTTCTCGCGCATATATGGATAAAATGCACTGCGATAATAAAGCTGATGGATTCAGTGACGACGCGCACCTTCGCCGGTTTTCCGCTATTTCAGAATATAACGCTGGGCGGTCAGGGGCCGCGCGGCGAGGACGTCTGCAACGAGCTTACGCAGCTCGTCATGGAGGCGGCGGGCATCGCGCGCGTTCCGCAGCCGTCGCTTTCGTTCCGCTACCACAACAAGGTCGACCAGGGCGCGCTCATCAAGGCCTGCGAGACGATAAAGCTGGGGCTCGGCTATCCGGCGGTGATGAACGACAACTGCATCATCCCAAAACACCTCATCCGCGGCGCTACTCTCGAAGAGGCGCGCGGCTACTGCATGAACTGCGTGGAGTCGGACATAGAGGGCGCCTGCGACTCGCGCTCAAACGGCGGCTACGTGAACCTGCCCAAGGCATTCCTGCTTGCTTTGAACGACGGCGCGGACCCCGAGAGCGGAAAGCAGGTTGGGCCGCATACGGGACGCCTTGAAGATTTCAAGGATTTCGACGGGTTGTTTGGCGCCTTTGAAAAACAGGTGGCGCACTTCGTCGAGCTTATAGTACGCGCCTATGACCTAATAGACGGGGCGCACGCCTCGCACGCGCCGGAACCCTTCACCTCCGCGATGCTGGACGACTGCATCGCGACTGGCGTAACGCGCCAGGCGGGCGGCGTCCGTTACAACTTCTCCGGCATCTTCGGAGTAGGCCTGGCCTCGCTTGCGGACGCGATGGCCGCCGTGAGAAAGACCGTCTTTGACGACGAAAGCGTCGGCCCCAAGGCGATGCTTGCCGCGCTCAAAAATAATTTCGCGGGAGCGGAGGCCGTTAAAAAACTCTGCGAAGCCGCGCCAAAGTTCGGCAACGACGACGATTACGCAGACCTGCTTGCGCGGGACGCGTCGCATATCTTCTGCCGCGAAGTGACGCAGTATCCCTGTATGCGCGGAGGCTTCTACATACCGGAGCTGCATTCAGTCTCTACGCACGTCTATTTCGGCGAGCTGACTGGAGCCACGCCCGACGGAAGAGAGGCGGCCATTCCCTTCTCGGACGGAGCCTCTCCGGCTGGCGGACGCGACACAAACGGCCCTACCGCGGCTGTGCTTTCCATGAGCAAGATAGACCACATGGAGGTGCTCCAGGGCGTCCTTTATAATCAGAAATTCTCGCCGTCGCTTCTGTCCGCACCAAACTCCGCCGCCATCCTCGCGGATTACGTGCGCACATGGTGCGATTTGGGCGGCCATCATATACAATTCAACATAGTCTCGTCCGAAGATCTTCGTGAGGCGCAGAGCCGCCCCGAGGAGCACAGAGACCTCATCGTTCGCGTCGCAGGCTACAGCGCCTATTTCGCGGAGCTCAACGAAAACACTCAGAACGAGATAATTTCAAGAACAGAATACGAAGAGATGAACTAG